A single Candidatus Thalassolituus haligoni DNA region contains:
- a CDS encoding acyl carrier protein: protein MNREEITSHITRVMCELFGLQQDAITMDARLYEDLDIDSIDAVDLVVEMKRITGKKINPEDFKAVRTVGDVVDAVEGLFGH from the coding sequence ATGAACAGAGAAGAAATTACCAGTCACATAACCCGCGTTATGTGTGAGCTGTTTGGACTCCAGCAAGATGCAATCACCATGGACGCCAGACTCTACGAAGACCTGGATATCGACAGCATTGATGCGGTCGACCTGGTGGTGGAAATGAAACGCATCACCGGCAAGAAAATCAATCCGGAAGACTTCAAGGCCGTCCGCACCGTGGGTGACGTAGTAGACGCAGTTGAAGGCCTGTTCGGACACTGA
- a CDS encoding lysophospholipid acyltransferase family protein gives MMPWLSRLWRTLATAFCFAMFGIGGVLIALLVSPLLLLLVRNRQQRQCLGKRLVSNAMYAFIVLMRVTGVMTYRVRNVEWLQQTGQLILANHPSLIDTIFLIAFARNADCVVKGKLLRNPFTWGPIKLTGYIANSTPEQVIEAAGESFRRGNNLILFPEGTRTVAGQPVVLKRGAANIAIKTATDIRPVLIRCEPVALTKEIKWYQVPPRKVCMTLDVQPLLSVSQYINSDNPSMAARALTCDLEHFFNAAVYTAPSGATAAVQANTALQHVK, from the coding sequence ATGATGCCTTGGCTGAGCCGCCTTTGGCGCACCCTGGCAACGGCGTTTTGCTTTGCCATGTTTGGCATCGGGGGAGTGCTGATTGCGCTGCTGGTCAGCCCCTTGCTGCTGTTGCTGGTACGCAACCGCCAACAGCGCCAGTGCCTTGGCAAACGATTGGTCAGCAACGCCATGTATGCCTTTATTGTGCTGATGCGGGTGACTGGCGTCATGACTTATCGTGTCCGTAATGTCGAGTGGTTACAGCAGACCGGACAACTGATTCTGGCGAATCATCCGTCTCTGATTGATACCATTTTCCTGATTGCCTTTGCCCGCAACGCGGACTGTGTGGTGAAAGGCAAGCTGCTGCGAAATCCGTTTACCTGGGGGCCCATCAAGTTGACCGGATATATTGCCAACAGTACACCGGAGCAGGTCATCGAGGCCGCCGGCGAATCCTTCCGCCGTGGTAATAACCTGATTCTGTTTCCGGAAGGCACCCGTACTGTCGCTGGCCAACCGGTGGTACTGAAACGCGGTGCGGCCAATATCGCCATCAAGACCGCCACGGATATCCGCCCGGTATTGATCCGTTGCGAGCCAGTGGCACTGACCAAAGAGATCAAATGGTATCAGGTACCGCCACGCAAGGTCTGTATGACCCTCGACGTCCAGCCGCTGCTTTCGGTCAGCCAGTACATCAACTCGGACAATCCCTCCATGGCCGCCCGCGCACTGACCTGCGACCTGGAACACTTTTTTAACGCGGCGGTATACACTGCGCCCTCCGGGGCTACAGCAGCAGTTCAAGCCAATACCGCTCTCCAACACGTAAAGTAG
- a CDS encoding beta-ketoacyl synthase chain length factor, translating to MSGINFSIRDWAVWMPAEAADEQPHRLDTLALGLIPAMMRRRLGEQGKLVVSVCSALVEHQPVMPMVFCSRHGEIRRSIELLSALIAGEPASPMAFSLSVHNAVSGMLSIATGNTSNISAIAAGPDSFVNALTEAAMMLADSGTDTVLCVVHDLPLPELYQGSCMDPPAPYAIAMLLEQPGAHSYRIDFTAGSGQTRPILAQLADVCALLSGKISCLPLASAAIECQQAQP from the coding sequence GTGTCTGGTATCAATTTCAGCATCAGGGATTGGGCAGTCTGGATGCCAGCAGAAGCCGCCGATGAGCAACCGCATCGGCTTGATACGCTGGCGCTGGGGCTGATTCCTGCAATGATGCGTCGGCGTCTCGGCGAGCAAGGCAAGCTGGTAGTGTCGGTTTGCTCGGCACTGGTTGAGCACCAGCCGGTGATGCCGATGGTGTTCTGCAGCCGTCACGGGGAAATCCGCCGCTCGATTGAACTGCTGTCCGCATTGATTGCCGGTGAACCGGCCTCTCCCATGGCTTTCAGCCTGTCGGTACACAATGCGGTGAGTGGCATGTTGTCGATTGCGACCGGTAATACATCCAATATCAGTGCCATCGCCGCCGGGCCGGATAGCTTCGTCAACGCGCTGACCGAAGCCGCCATGATGCTGGCCGATTCTGGCACCGACACGGTACTCTGTGTGGTTCACGATCTGCCACTGCCCGAGCTGTATCAGGGCAGCTGCATGGATCCACCCGCACCCTACGCCATCGCCATGTTGCTGGAGCAACCTGGCGCGCACTCCTATCGTATCGACTTTACTGCCGGATCAGGCCAGACACGTCCAATATTGGCACAGCTGGCGGATGTCTGTGCGCTCCTGAGCGGGAAAATATCCTGCTTGCCACTCGCCTCCGCCGCGATTGAATGCCAGCAGGCGCAACCATGA
- a CDS encoding 4'-phosphopantetheinyl transferase superfamily protein — MTANPDSAPCWLLLAESSAISPPSPHDWLTPSEQRRLQQLGAVRRQQSFLYGHYLLRLALSEYLGGTPLQWQVEQRDSGRLWLSNDGYQHIGVSLSHSGDWFACAIAVGPVGVDIEQIKPRAALADMVESYGSPALQQRWQVLPEVQRLREWYRWWCCYESGVKQQGRGIDLAEFGKMRLLLVATDGGEASAASRLEKAASFHHSGSICWSLRFDHLMLAVTTASACRLFAPRWLSGRQKLPDPEGTSADSERWLLILE; from the coding sequence ATGACTGCTAACCCCGATTCTGCACCCTGTTGGCTGCTGTTGGCTGAATCATCAGCTATTTCACCTCCTTCCCCCCACGACTGGCTAACGCCATCGGAACAGCGGCGTTTGCAGCAACTGGGGGCTGTACGTCGACAGCAGAGTTTTTTATATGGTCATTACCTGTTGCGGCTGGCTTTGAGTGAATATCTTGGTGGAACACCACTGCAGTGGCAGGTGGAGCAGCGTGACAGCGGTCGCTTGTGGCTCTCGAATGATGGTTATCAACACATCGGTGTGTCGTTGTCACACAGCGGTGACTGGTTTGCCTGTGCAATTGCGGTAGGCCCGGTCGGGGTTGATATCGAACAGATCAAACCCCGAGCAGCGCTGGCCGATATGGTGGAATCGTACGGCTCGCCAGCACTGCAACAGCGCTGGCAGGTACTGCCTGAGGTGCAACGGCTGAGAGAGTGGTATCGCTGGTGGTGCTGTTATGAAAGTGGGGTAAAGCAGCAAGGCCGGGGCATTGATCTGGCGGAGTTTGGCAAGATGAGATTACTGCTTGTCGCGACTGACGGCGGGGAAGCATCAGCAGCCAGTAGGTTGGAGAAAGCTGCGAGTTTTCACCACTCCGGCTCTATCTGCTGGAGCCTGAGGTTTGATCATTTGATGCTGGCGGTGACCACGGCGTCGGCCTGTCGTTTGTTCGCGCCGCGCTGGTTGTCTGGCCGCCAGAAATTGCCTGATCCGGAAGGCACTAGCGCCGATAGCGAGCGTTGGTTATTGATCTTGGAATGA
- the glyS gene encoding glycine--tRNA ligase subunit beta translates to MSTRDFLVELGTEELPPMALKTLSEAFANGIVSGLKDAGLDASDVEIFAAPRRMAVRLAELAEKQADQQETLYGPPAKIAYDADGNLTKAAAGFAARAGVDASELQTAPESAGKNAGKLMIQRTILGKDTVELLPAIVQTSLDKLPIPKRMRWGASRVEFVRPVQWLVMLFGNDVVDGEVLTLQAGNTSRGHRFHAPGDVTIHSPAEYESALRAAYVMASFAERSELIATQVKAAGEKLGGEAVISDDLLEEVTALNEWPVALSGSFDESFLTVPAEALVSSMKEHQKYFHVMKDGQLLNNFITVANIESKDPAQVISGNEKVIRPRLADAKFFWDTDRKQPLESRFAKLENVVWVNTLGSIADKARRISTLGQKIARVMNADTALVERAARLCKNDLVSNMVFEFTDLQGLAGKYYAEHDGEHADVAAAMIEQYMPAFAGDELPASATGTAIALADRLDSLVGLFGIGQLPTGSKDPFALRRASLGVLRILVEKQINIDLSELLDWALDNSWAIELKAETKATLTEYLLDRFSAWYQDANIPAEVFQSVRALGITHPLDIDRRVKAVHAFSQLESAAALAAANKRVANILAKNNGDQVTASVDAALLQQAQEKALFEEMTGLADLTSPLLARGDYQGALNALSQLRNVVDEFFDNVMVMADDDAIKNNRLALLKQLRAMFVGIADIGLLQG, encoded by the coding sequence ATGAGCACCCGTGATTTTCTGGTCGAACTGGGTACCGAAGAACTGCCGCCAATGGCACTCAAAACCCTGTCTGAAGCCTTTGCCAATGGCATTGTCAGTGGCCTGAAAGACGCCGGACTGGACGCCAGTGACGTCGAGATATTTGCCGCACCGCGCCGGATGGCGGTACGTCTTGCCGAGCTGGCCGAAAAACAGGCCGACCAACAAGAAACCCTCTACGGCCCACCGGCCAAAATTGCCTACGATGCCGATGGCAACCTCACCAAAGCCGCTGCCGGTTTTGCCGCCCGTGCCGGAGTCGATGCCAGCGAATTGCAAACCGCGCCTGAATCAGCCGGTAAAAACGCAGGCAAGCTGATGATTCAGCGCACCATTTTGGGTAAAGACACCGTTGAGCTGCTGCCTGCCATCGTCCAGACCAGCCTCGACAAACTGCCCATTCCCAAGCGCATGCGTTGGGGTGCCTCACGGGTTGAATTCGTACGCCCGGTACAGTGGTTGGTCATGCTGTTTGGTAACGACGTGGTTGACGGCGAAGTCCTCACCCTGCAAGCCGGAAATACCTCCCGTGGCCACCGTTTCCACGCGCCCGGTGATGTGACCATTCACTCACCGGCTGAGTACGAAAGCGCCTTGCGAGCGGCCTACGTGATGGCCAGCTTTGCCGAACGCTCCGAGCTGATTGCCACACAAGTCAAAGCCGCAGGTGAAAAACTTGGCGGCGAAGCGGTGATCAGCGACGATTTGCTGGAAGAAGTCACCGCTCTCAACGAGTGGCCGGTAGCGCTCTCTGGTTCCTTCGACGAGAGCTTCCTCACCGTGCCCGCCGAAGCGCTGGTGTCATCCATGAAAGAACACCAGAAATACTTCCATGTGATGAAAGACGGTCAGCTGCTGAACAACTTCATCACCGTCGCCAACATCGAGTCGAAAGATCCGGCCCAGGTGATTTCCGGTAACGAAAAAGTGATTCGTCCACGTCTGGCCGATGCCAAATTTTTCTGGGATACCGACCGCAAGCAGCCACTGGAAAGCCGCTTTGCCAAGCTCGAAAACGTCGTCTGGGTCAACACCCTTGGCTCCATTGCCGACAAGGCTCGTCGCATCTCCACCCTGGGGCAAAAAATAGCCCGCGTTATGAACGCCGATACCGCACTGGTGGAACGTGCCGCCAGGCTGTGCAAAAACGACTTGGTCTCCAACATGGTGTTCGAGTTCACCGACCTGCAAGGGCTGGCGGGTAAATACTATGCGGAACACGACGGCGAACACGCCGACGTCGCAGCGGCCATGATCGAACAATACATGCCTGCCTTCGCCGGTGATGAACTGCCAGCCAGCGCCACTGGCACCGCCATTGCGCTGGCCGATCGGCTCGATTCACTGGTGGGCCTGTTTGGCATTGGCCAGTTGCCAACCGGCTCCAAAGACCCGTTTGCGCTGCGGCGGGCCTCACTGGGCGTGCTGCGCATTCTGGTGGAAAAGCAGATCAACATCGACCTGTCGGAACTGCTCGACTGGGCACTCGATAACAGCTGGGCCATTGAGCTGAAAGCCGAGACCAAGGCCACCCTGACCGAGTACCTGCTGGATCGCTTCAGCGCCTGGTATCAGGACGCCAATATTCCTGCCGAGGTCTTTCAGTCTGTCCGCGCCCTCGGCATTACCCACCCACTCGACATCGACCGTCGAGTCAAAGCGGTACACGCCTTCAGCCAGCTGGAATCTGCGGCAGCACTGGCGGCGGCCAACAAGCGGGTGGCCAATATTCTGGCCAAAAACAACGGCGACCAGGTCACCGCAAGCGTTGATGCCGCACTGCTGCAACAGGCGCAGGAAAAAGCCCTGTTCGAAGAAATGACCGGCCTCGCCGACCTGACCTCGCCACTACTGGCCAGAGGCGACTATCAAGGCGCATTAAATGCACTGTCGCAACTGCGCAACGTCGTGGACGAGTTCTTCGACAACGTTATGGTCATGGCTGACGACGACGCGATTAAAAACAACCGGCTGGCGCTGTTGAAACAGCTGCGCGCCATGTTTGTTGGTATCGCCGATATCGGCTTGCTGCAGGGCTGA
- the glyQ gene encoding glycine--tRNA ligase subunit alpha — protein MSQSRHNVKTFQGLIATLQEYWSDQGCVINQPLDLEVGAGTFHVHTFLRAIGPENWNSAYVQPSRRPTDGRYGENPNRLQHYYQFQVVMKPNPADFQEKYLDSLKALGIDPLVHDIRFVEDNWESPTLGAWGLGWEVWLNGMEVTQFTYFQQAGGLECYPVTGEITYGLERIAMYLQEVDSVYDLVWTYGPDGKAVTYGDVFHQNEVEQSAYNFEHADVDFLFTAFNQYEKDCIRLIDVGLPLPAYEQVLKASHTFNMLDARGAISVTERQGYILRVRTLARAVAHAYFNSRAEKGFPLADAGPRAEVLAKYEDDKAQAAEKAAKTAAKAAEKAAAKQAQEKK, from the coding sequence GTGAGCCAGAGTCGTCATAACGTCAAAACCTTTCAGGGTCTGATTGCCACCCTGCAAGAATACTGGTCCGATCAGGGCTGTGTTATCAACCAGCCACTGGATCTCGAAGTCGGTGCCGGTACTTTCCATGTACACACCTTTCTGCGCGCCATTGGCCCGGAAAACTGGAACTCGGCCTACGTCCAGCCCAGCCGTCGTCCCACCGATGGCCGTTATGGTGAAAACCCCAATCGTCTGCAGCACTACTACCAGTTTCAGGTGGTGATGAAGCCCAACCCGGCTGACTTTCAGGAAAAATACCTGGATTCCCTCAAGGCGCTGGGGATTGACCCGCTGGTGCATGACATCCGCTTTGTCGAAGACAACTGGGAATCCCCCACTCTGGGTGCCTGGGGTCTGGGTTGGGAAGTGTGGCTCAACGGGATGGAAGTGACCCAGTTCACCTACTTCCAGCAGGCCGGTGGGCTCGAATGTTATCCGGTCACGGGGGAGATCACCTACGGCCTCGAACGCATTGCCATGTACCTGCAAGAAGTCGATTCCGTTTACGACCTGGTCTGGACTTACGGCCCGGATGGCAAGGCCGTGACCTATGGCGACGTGTTCCACCAGAACGAAGTCGAGCAATCCGCTTACAACTTCGAACACGCCGATGTCGATTTCCTTTTCACCGCGTTTAACCAGTATGAAAAAGACTGTATCCGGCTGATCGACGTTGGCTTGCCGCTGCCCGCCTATGAGCAAGTATTAAAAGCCTCGCACACCTTCAATATGCTGGATGCCCGTGGCGCTATTTCGGTCACCGAGCGTCAAGGCTATATCCTGCGTGTCCGTACTCTGGCCCGTGCCGTCGCGCATGCCTATTTTAACAGTCGGGCCGAAAAAGGTTTCCCGTTGGCTGACGCAGGCCCACGGGCAGAAGTATTGGCCAAATATGAAGACGACAAGGCCCAGGCCGCAGAAAAAGCCGCCAAAACTGCTGCGAAAGCCGCAGAGAAAGCCGCTGCCAAGCAAGCCCAGGAGAAAAAATAA
- a CDS encoding sensor histidine kinase, with protein sequence MKFDYMVGAVIHDLKNQLQTLLACEQEALTHIPERYHAYLKPIMQNTNRLQNDAIQMMTLFRMEKERDFPLDDAWPHDTALDAIESTQLQFPNIRFENNIDEAIQGFYSEDLIHMALVTLITNSAQAGSTRIRLSAAIDNDSLIFRVEDNGHGFDQSVLNGEQITTKNGGSGLGLYLVEEIARHHVFGDSHGRIRCGNLPKGGADVSIYLPHY encoded by the coding sequence ATGAAATTTGATTACATGGTCGGTGCGGTCATCCACGACCTCAAAAACCAGCTACAAACCTTGCTGGCCTGTGAACAGGAAGCCCTGACTCACATTCCTGAGCGCTACCACGCCTATCTGAAACCGATTATGCAAAATACCAATCGCCTGCAAAACGATGCCATCCAGATGATGACGCTGTTTCGGATGGAAAAAGAACGCGATTTCCCGCTCGACGATGCCTGGCCCCACGATACCGCCCTTGACGCCATCGAATCGACCCAGTTGCAGTTCCCCAACATCCGTTTCGAGAACAACATCGACGAAGCCATTCAGGGGTTTTACAGCGAAGACCTGATTCATATGGCACTGGTCACCCTGATTACCAACAGCGCCCAGGCGGGTTCGACCCGCATTCGCCTCAGCGCCGCCATTGACAATGACAGCCTGATCTTTCGAGTCGAAGACAACGGCCACGGATTCGACCAGAGCGTGCTCAACGGCGAACAGATCACCACCAAAAACGGCGGCAGTGGCCTGGGTCTTTACCTGGTTGAAGAAATCGCCCGGCACCACGTCTTTGGCGACAGCCATGGCCGCATCCGCTGTGGCAACCTGCCCAAGGGGGGCGCTGACGTCAGCATTTACTTACCGCATTATTAG
- a CDS encoding response regulator: protein MSSSNLNLSNQRILVIDDLVDSRSIMKRMLTELGAERIDTAVDGDQAIMMINDTDYDLVLSDYNLGRGKDGQQVLEEARYTKRLRARSIFIMVTGENASDMVMGALEYEPDSYITKPITLKSLSQRLGRIMQGRRIMASMHQLMDAGKTQEAIAEAERLIASQPRMMTLVSRGLGPLYIHQEEYNNAIRVYSMVLNQHFHSWARLGQAICMHKLGDSLSALALLKETLRRQPRHVQCYDWMARIYLSLGDQVYAQKLLVKAVEISPRAVLRQRELGQLALQNQEWQVAASAFEQAVRLGRHSCYKSIDAYLNYADAALPLIESDKVTYKRLGDKVQRVLTDLQQDFSQSIALKYAGVLAQARICHAMGLLERGLLRLNAAEHLFREMEVPDADDALSLTSTMIQCGEHVRAEDLLRTVKGMTLSAAQQARVEQQANTLNEAAIRQHSDQVNAEGVSLYEQGEYMRAMKAFDEAADYSEAGVSVLLNAIQVRVSLINHSPCSQDQRRQLLFQCRPLFQRIGTVGHTDERFERFQRLKNNFTRLLQEPAS from the coding sequence ATGTCGTCTTCTAATCTTAACCTCAGCAATCAGCGTATTCTGGTCATTGATGATCTGGTGGATTCGCGCAGTATCATGAAACGCATGTTGACCGAGCTGGGGGCAGAGAGAATCGATACCGCAGTCGACGGTGATCAGGCCATCATGATGATCAACGACACCGATTACGATCTGGTGCTCTCTGATTATAATCTGGGCAGGGGCAAGGACGGCCAACAAGTGCTGGAAGAAGCCCGTTACACCAAACGTCTGCGGGCGCGTTCAATTTTCATCATGGTGACCGGAGAAAATGCCTCGGATATGGTCATGGGGGCACTGGAATATGAGCCGGATTCCTACATCACCAAACCCATCACCCTAAAATCCCTCAGTCAGCGGCTTGGCCGCATCATGCAGGGGCGTCGCATCATGGCCAGCATGCATCAATTGATGGATGCCGGAAAAACCCAGGAAGCCATTGCTGAAGCAGAACGCCTGATCGCATCACAACCACGAATGATGACATTGGTCTCACGAGGGCTGGGGCCGTTGTACATCCATCAGGAAGAATACAACAACGCCATTCGGGTCTACTCCATGGTGTTAAACCAGCATTTTCACTCCTGGGCGCGGCTGGGTCAGGCCATTTGTATGCACAAACTGGGAGATTCCCTCAGCGCCCTGGCGCTCCTGAAAGAAACCCTCCGACGCCAACCCCGGCATGTGCAATGCTACGACTGGATGGCCCGTATCTACCTCTCGCTGGGCGACCAGGTCTATGCGCAGAAATTATTGGTCAAAGCGGTCGAGATTTCTCCCAGAGCGGTATTGCGACAGCGTGAACTCGGACAGCTGGCACTGCAAAACCAGGAGTGGCAAGTCGCCGCCAGCGCCTTTGAACAAGCGGTGCGACTGGGACGCCATTCCTGCTACAAAAGTATCGATGCCTATCTCAACTACGCCGATGCCGCCCTGCCATTAATCGAATCAGACAAGGTGACATACAAGCGCCTCGGCGATAAAGTGCAGCGTGTACTGACGGATCTGCAACAGGACTTCAGCCAAAGCATCGCTTTAAAATACGCCGGAGTGCTGGCCCAAGCGCGTATCTGCCATGCAATGGGCTTGCTGGAACGTGGCTTACTGCGGCTGAATGCAGCAGAACACCTGTTCCGGGAGATGGAAGTACCCGATGCCGACGATGCCTTGTCGCTGACCTCAACCATGATTCAGTGCGGCGAACATGTACGGGCCGAAGACCTGCTCCGTACCGTCAAGGGCATGACTCTCAGCGCTGCCCAGCAAGCACGGGTTGAGCAGCAGGCCAATACCTTGAATGAAGCCGCTATCCGCCAGCACAGTGACCAGGTCAACGCCGAAGGCGTCAGCCTGTATGAACAGGGCGAGTACATGCGTGCCATGAAAGCGTTTGATGAAGCCGCCGACTACAGCGAAGCCGGAGTCAGCGTCTTGCTGAACGCCATTCAGGTACGGGTCAGCCTGATCAATCACAGCCCTTGCTCGCAAGATCAGCGCCGCCAACTGTTGTTTCAATGTCGGCCACTGTTTCAGCGTATTGGTACCGTTGGTCATACCGATGAACGATTTGAGCGCTTCCAGCGCCTGAAGAACAACTTTACCCGCTTGCTCCAGGAGCCAGCTTCATGA
- a CDS encoding lysophospholipid acyltransferase family protein, translated as MIVLVRLLGLLSLGMAQRIGRILGWSLWIRRTRAREVARVNLALTYPHLSEQERNQMLRNTLRHNGMVGTEMGVFWGKEITDVLGLIRQVHNPQLLDEALADTRGLLILAPHIGNWEQLNTYLSDRCRLTIMFKPAKNPYFDAWMRRRREKSGAVLVPTTAGGVRSLFKTLQKGGVAGFLPDQEPQRRSGVMVPFMGVPTLTPRMPYELLQRTGARAVMAYALRRPDASGFDIHFIEPDAEIYSDNAEAACAALNRSVEQVVAAAPEQYQWTYKRFKRQPDGIPSPYAAARVP; from the coding sequence ATGATTGTCCTTGTCCGCTTGTTGGGGCTGTTATCGCTGGGGATGGCGCAACGTATTGGCCGGATTCTGGGCTGGTCGCTATGGATCCGGCGGACACGGGCGCGAGAAGTTGCGCGGGTTAATCTGGCGCTGACATACCCGCACCTGAGTGAGCAGGAGCGGAATCAGATGCTCCGGAATACCTTGAGACACAACGGTATGGTGGGCACCGAAATGGGGGTGTTCTGGGGTAAGGAGATCACCGATGTGCTTGGGCTGATACGGCAAGTGCACAATCCGCAGCTATTGGACGAAGCGTTGGCCGATACTCGTGGCTTGTTGATTCTGGCACCGCATATCGGTAACTGGGAGCAGTTAAATACCTATCTCAGTGACCGTTGTCGGCTCACCATTATGTTCAAGCCAGCAAAAAACCCCTATTTTGATGCCTGGATGCGCAGGCGTCGGGAAAAAAGCGGAGCGGTTCTGGTGCCGACCACCGCCGGTGGCGTCAGATCTCTGTTCAAGACCTTGCAAAAAGGCGGCGTCGCAGGTTTTTTACCGGATCAGGAGCCGCAGCGTCGCAGTGGTGTGATGGTTCCCTTTATGGGTGTGCCGACGCTGACGCCGCGTATGCCCTACGAGTTGTTGCAGCGTACCGGTGCCAGGGCCGTGATGGCGTATGCACTGCGGCGACCGGATGCCAGCGGCTTTGATATCCACTTTATTGAACCGGACGCCGAGATTTACAGCGACAATGCTGAAGCCGCCTGTGCGGCACTGAATCGCAGTGTTGAGCAGGTGGTTGCCGCTGCCCCGGAGCAATACCAGTGGACTTACAAGCGTTTCAAACGTCAGCCGGACGGCATTCCCAGCCCGTATGCGGCTGCCAGAGTCCCTTGA
- a CDS encoding TrkH family potassium uptake protein produces the protein MHISVIARVLGIFLMLFSLTMLPPILVSIWFHDDALQAFISALGLTFGLGFLCWLPVRHVHHDLRTRDGFVITVLFWIVLALSGSFPFMLSENPGLSFTDAFFESLSGWTTTGATIMTGLDELPKSILWYRQQLQWLGGMGIIVLAVAVLPMLGIGGMQLFRAETPGPLKDSKLTPRITETAKALWYIYLSLTIACALGYWLAGMTPFDAIGHSFATVAIGGFSTHDASMGYFDSATIEMIAVFFMLISSLNFALHFYAWRYHSLTHFLRDSELKFFFAVMAGGIGLTIPALWLTNTYELPEAIRYGIFETVSVATTTGFATADFSVWPIFLPVLLFMMAFIGGCAGSTGGGMKVIRVLLIFKQGNREINRLIHPNAVIPVKIGRQPVPERVLEAVWGFFALYVMTYMVMMLLLLATGLDHVTAFSAVGACLNNLGPGLGEVATHYGDISDAAKWICALTMLLGRLEIFTLLVLISPAFWRG, from the coding sequence ATGCATATCTCCGTGATTGCGCGGGTACTGGGTATCTTTCTGATGTTGTTCAGCCTGACCATGCTGCCCCCCATCCTGGTCTCTATATGGTTTCACGACGACGCGCTGCAAGCTTTTATCAGCGCTCTGGGTCTCACCTTCGGCCTGGGCTTCCTGTGCTGGTTGCCAGTACGGCATGTTCATCATGACCTGCGCACACGGGACGGATTTGTCATTACCGTGCTGTTCTGGATTGTGCTGGCGCTGTCGGGCTCGTTTCCGTTTATGTTGTCGGAAAATCCGGGGCTGAGCTTTACCGACGCCTTTTTTGAATCGCTGTCTGGCTGGACCACCACCGGGGCCACCATTATGACCGGACTGGATGAACTGCCGAAAAGCATTCTCTGGTATCGCCAGCAGCTGCAGTGGCTGGGCGGTATGGGAATTATCGTGCTGGCGGTGGCGGTGCTGCCGATGCTCGGCATTGGTGGCATGCAGCTATTCCGGGCTGAAACCCCAGGGCCGTTAAAAGACTCGAAACTGACTCCGCGTATTACCGAAACAGCCAAGGCGCTTTGGTATATTTACCTCAGTCTGACCATCGCCTGTGCACTGGGTTACTGGCTCGCGGGCATGACGCCCTTTGATGCCATTGGTCACAGTTTCGCCACGGTTGCGATTGGTGGCTTTTCGACCCACGACGCCTCCATGGGCTACTTCGACAGCGCCACGATTGAGATGATTGCGGTATTTTTCATGCTGATTTCATCACTCAATTTTGCCCTGCATTTTTATGCCTGGCGCTATCATTCGCTGACCCATTTTCTCCGCGACTCCGAACTGAAGTTCTTTTTTGCCGTGATGGCGGGCGGTATTGGCCTGACCATTCCGGCGCTTTGGCTGACCAATACCTACGAGCTGCCAGAGGCCATTCGTTACGGCATTTTCGAAACCGTCTCGGTCGCCACGACGACTGGCTTCGCTACCGCCGACTTTTCCGTCTGGCCGATCTTCCTGCCGGTGCTGCTGTTTATGATGGCGTTTATTGGCGGCTGTGCCGGATCAACCGGCGGTGGCATGAAGGTGATTCGGGTGCTGCTGATTTTCAAGCAGGGCAATCGTGAAATTAATCGCCTGATTCACCCCAACGCCGTGATTCCGGTCAAGATTGGCCGCCAACCGGTTCCTGAGCGGGTACTGGAAGCGGTATGGGGATTTTTTGCCCTGTACGTGATGACCTACATGGTGATGATGCTGTTGTTACTGGCAACCGGACTTGACCATGTGACGGCTTTCTCTGCTGTCGGTGCCTGTCTTAACAACCTTGGGCCGGGGCTGGGCGAGGTCGCCACTCACTACGGTGATATCAGCGATGCCGCAAAGTGGATTTGTGCCCTGACCATGCTGCTCGGACGACTGGAAATTTTCACCTTGCTGGTGCTGATCAGCCCCGCGTTCTGGCGCGGCTGA